TTGATGAGCAACAGGTGACAGAGGCTGCTGGGCCTCTGGGAAAGGAGCGCACCCTGCCAGCCCTGGTAAGACAGCCAACATTAAAAACCATCTGACACTGCTTCCTCGTGTACATTATGTCCATAGCTGTGGTTGTCACATCACAAACGAACTGCGTTGTGGTATGTTATCTGCATTAGTTAGAGTTCGCTACTGTAAGCTATCATCGAAGTCTGTAAATTCCCTTTGGTTATGTGCCAGTTCATCAGACCTATTTTACTGTCCTAGTTGTTTTCTCATCATAACCCCACTCTAGTATATGTTTCCCTCAACTGTAGAAGTTAAGCTATATATCAGTGTGTTTGCCTATGTCTGATGATGTCTCAAAACCATCGCCCACTGTCCTTGTGTTGCCATGGCAGCATCCAGACAGGAAGGAGGAGCGGTGTTTTGTGACTTATAAGCCCCCTCCCGAGGACAGCTCCCCTGCTCAGGTGGAGGAGTACCTGGAGCATGGCAAGTTCATCACTGAGGACCTGGACTGGCTGCTGGCCCTGCGACATGACAAGTTCTGGTGCCAGGTCAGTCACTGTGGCTGTCATACACCAAATGATGTGGAGACGGGAGGTTTTGACCTAGCCAAGAAGAACCTAAACCCattgtgtgtgtcccccccccagGTGGTATTTGATGAGTCATTGCAGAAGTGTTTGGATTCCTACCTACGCCACTCCCCTCGGGGGTTAGACCCCTCCTCCTTGCCCTCCTCCCCGGCCGTTGCTGACATGCAGCGCTGCATCCACCGAGCCGTCTTTATGACCTTCCTCAGAATGGCCACGCACAAGGAGTCCAAGGTACCGCTGCTTTCTAGGTATTCTGGGGGTCTGTCTGTTTCTGATAAGGCAATGATGTAGTGTTGTTGAATGGAGAAACTGTCTTATGCACGTCCAGATAACTTGGCTCACATTTAAAGGTCATGTTTAGACGGCGTTAGAGACAAGTTATATTTAACCTCTGTTAGAGGCAAAGAATTTTTGGAACATTAATTCTTCTCCGTCCGACTCTTGTATTGAGAGGAGAATTGTCTGACTGAACATAACTGTTATCTCctgttttctcttctctctcaggaGAGCTTTATAACTCCGACTGTGTTCGGAGAGATCATTTACAACAACTTCCTGTTCGACATTCCCAAGATCCTGGACCTGTGTGTTCTGTTTGGGAAAGGAAACGCCCAGCTGCTCCATAAGATGATAGGTGAGCTCAGCAATGGGCCCTTTCTCAGGTGGAGCACTTTACCTGCTCAAATGGATCTAGAACAGATTTTTCTCAATTAATGACATCAATGTCTTGTTTATCTTCCAGAAAACATCTTCACCCAGCAGCCGTGTTACTATGGAGACCTGGATGAGGCTGTTCTCTCAGTCCTACAGGTAAGAAGCATAATCATTCAATACACTCCATTTCAAAAGGCTTTCTCCCATTTTGTGCTCTTTGAATATAATCTAGGTGACGCTGAAATTTTACCTCAATTCAAATTTAGTGTCACGGCATTTTAAGACGTCTCAGCCTGCAACTTTTAAGGAGTGCACTTTGTAgataatagggtgctatttcagacTTGCCCTTTGTCTCTCCCAAAGGTGTTAGACACTATCCTTGCTAAGTGTGGTCTCCAGTGTGAAGGAGCCACTGCCATCGAGCCTCTGAAGCTCAGCTCATCCGGCCGACCCACCGCCATGACCATGAGTCAACAGGTTATGATAAACATACTGCTGATGCATTTTACACCATGACCGACTAGATAGACCACAGTTATAAAGTAAAGTCCACTGCGTGTCAGATATTGGTGTTTCTAAAACATGCCAGCTGAAGTTTAAAATCTCTTCAATGAGTCACGGGTTTGTTTTAACTGATTGTTGTGACTGGTTGTGAAACCTCTTCCATCTCCTCAATGAGTTGACATTCTCCTAGTACAGGAGTGACTGGTTCTGACTGGTTGTGCCTCCTCTTCCAGGACCTAGTGGATTTGGTGCTGTATCTGTGTGACACCTGTACCACCATCCAGGCCTTCCTGGACATCTTCCCTGCTGCCTGCTCCACCTTTCACTGTCACAGCTTCCTCAACAGGTAGCGTGCGTGCTCGCACACACACCTTCCACTCAGTTTCCTCAACAGtttcaattattttatttgataaaCCTATACAGCCAAGAACAATCCGTATTTAGCTCGTTTCCCACCACCACTATTCAACTACTCTGTTTCCACGGTGGTGGAACATTTGTTTATTTCAATATTGCATTTGTCAGAATTGATCACTTTTTTGCTCTAACTTTTACCTTCTTATTCTTCTTAGACTAGCCTCATTCTACGAGGTGGCTGTGCCTGACATAGAGAAGGCTGTGAGGAAAAGAAACTTTGACGACGACAGGTGTGTCTCTGTTCATAGACGTGTGCTTTTGCCTGAACATCAGACTGTTACCATGCTTACCTCATGGATATCAATCTGAAAGAAGTTGCTGTAAAAAAAAGACTTAGTCTCtacaaataaaattatatttgagGTTACTTTCCCGGTTGGTTCTTTTGGCGgtaggaggtggagatggagTATCCACAGGAAAGTGTTGTTTACCAAACTTTTTGAAAGTCTGAATGTACTGAAAGTTGTCTGAATAACACTAttctgtggatattttgtctcaGTTTTCAAGCAGCAGAAGGACAAAATGCACCGACAACCGGTAGATcaagtttaaatgtaattttattaaACATTCTGGCTTATAAAGACAATGCACACATGGCTGTATATACCATTTAATAGTGTACAACCTGATTAatcatgtatgtgtgtgggggtacTGTGCATGAActgtctacagttgaagttggaggtttacatacacttaggttggagtcattaaaactcgtttttcaaccactccacaaatttcttgttagcaacctatagttttggcaagtcggttaggacatctactttgtgcatgacacaagtcatttttccaacaattgtttatagacagattatttaactgtatcacaattccagtgggtcagaagtttacatacactaagttgactgtgcctttaaatggcttggaaaattccagaaaattatgtcatggctttagaagcttctgatggctaattgacgtcatttgagtgaactggaggtgtacctgtggatgtatttcaaggcctaccttcaaactcagtgcctctttccttgacatcatggcaaaatcaaaagatatcagccaagaccacagaaagataatggtagacctacacaagtttggttcatccttggaagcaatttccaaacgcctgaaggtaccacgttcatctgtacaaacaatagtacgcaagtataaacaacatgggaccacgtagccgtcatactgttcatcaaggaagaagcaactgcacatggggacaaagattgtacttttttggagaaatgtcctctggtctgatgatacaaaagtagaactgttgagccataatgaccattgttatgtttggaggaaaattgggaggcttgcaagccgaagaacaccatcccaaccgtgaagcacgggagtggtagcatcatgttgcgggggtgcttttctgcaggagggactggtgcacttcacaaaatagatggcatcatgaggaagcaaaataatgtggatatattgacgcgacatcagtcaggaagttaaagcgtggtcgcaaatgggtcttccaaatggacaatgaccccaagcatacttccaaagttgtggtaaaatggcttaaggacaacaaagtcaaggtattagagtggccatcacaaagccctgacctcaatcccatagaacatttgtggacagaactgaaaaagcgtgtgcaagcaagtaggcctacaaacctgactcagttacactagctctctcaggaggaatgtgccaaaattcacccaacttattgtgggaagcttgtggaaagctacccaaaacgtttgacccaagttaaacaatttaaagccaatgctaccaaatactcattgagtgtatgtaaacttctgacccactgggaatgtgatgctgaaataaatcattctctctactattattctgacatttcacattcttaaaataaagtggtgagcctAACTGGCCTAACACAGGGatttttttacaaggattaaatgtcaggaattgtgaaaatctgagtttaaatgtatttggctaaggcgtatgtaaacttctgacttcaactggatgttctgtgtgtgtatgtactgtgcaTGTATGGACCGcgccatttcttttttttttgtatccgtgtgtgtgtacgCACTTGTGTGAGTGACTGACCCCCTCCCGTGCCCCCTGCCAGTCTCCAGGAGGACCTGTGGAGGAGGGTGTGTCACGCCCGGAGGAGGATGGTGGAGATGGCACACCTGCTGCTACTACACACCTGCCTACAGCCCATACTAGAGGGGTCAGAATAAAATGCCTTTAtctctttctattctctttttCATCCTTTCTTTATCCACCTACCAAACCTTCATGCTGGCATGGGGATCCCTAAAATTCAGATTGTCTTTTAGTATGGTGATCATATTTGCTCATAGCCTTCCTGCAGCCTTTGAACATTCTTGTTCATTTGTTTTTAGCTCGGAGAACATTCAGACATTTGTGGAGGAACTCCTGCAGCATTTCACTACTTTCCTACCAGAGAAGAGGTACAGTGCATACTTGTTTGAATCCTGATATGGGAAGAATTTCCTTTTTGAAGGGCCATAAATGTCTTCAATCAATATTTTTGACCAGTGCATCCCTGACCTAATTAATACTAGAGTTTTTGTATGATAACTGCTGTTAGGAATGCTGTGTAACTGATTGGAGGTTGTCCATTGAGGAGATAAAGGATATTTGTTTATGCCATCCTTGTTGCTGTCTGTCTCAGGTTCCTATTAGACTACGATGAGCAGTTCCCCATAGCTGATGATATCAGTCTTCTTCAGCAGGCCTTTCCTCTCCTGTATCCTTCCTCCACATGGTCTCACACACTCAGACGCATGTTCCTCAATGAGTCCACCAGTCAGCCACTCAGTCTTAGAAACATACACATCCCCCTCATTGGAAGAAAcgtatccatccatccaacctagAGCAGTGATATTAACATACCTCCACCACCCTTTCCTCCAGCACTGCCTGTTGTCTTTCcttaaccctccctccctgtcagagaTGAGACTAGGACATCATATCTGCTCCAGGGGGTGGAGGATGCCTGGGACAGCATCGGCCGGAGGAGAACCCAGGACAGACCCCAGCAGACACACTCCTCTGCCGGGCTGACTGGCCAGGGAGTAGAGGTTGGGGCAGGGGCctgggggggagagatggggatcaGAGAGccaggggaaggaggggagaccCCCAGAGGAGCAGAGGCCATGCGGGATACACCCCATAAAGGAGACAACGTGAGTTCTGAATAGGAGATACCAGTTTGGGCAAATGGGGTGGGGTGAGCTGTGTTGTAGTTTGTTAGTTAAACCGCCAAAATAATGGGACCATACTTGCGAACATAAGTGACCATTTCAATTTAAACCGTTTCTCTCCGACTCGTAATGCGTATCGGCCAATTCAAATAGTCGATTTACTTGCACGTGACGGAACGCTAAATTGTAGCTGGTCCCATCAGATAACATGGCATATATTAGCTTTATGCTAACCTCACCAGGTGGCAGTGATTATATCTTGGAACATATTCTTCATCAGCCTATCAAAGATCTTAGACTTTATATGCGCCAACCAATGGCATTTCTTAAAATAGGTCGACCCTGACCACGGGGTATATTTTAAACCTACAAATTAAAGGTTTACTTTTGTTACGTTGGTCTGTAACAAAATGTTGTGTGCCAATATTGCATTGATGCATCCTTGACTAGGCTCCTAGCATATGAGAAAATCTGAAGTTTTTGTGCTTTTATGGAAAAAAAGATAATTGAGGTACGTTGATttattttctgtatttatttaaactttatttaattaggcaagtcagttaagaacaaattcttatttacaatgactgcctaccccggccaaaccctgggccaattgcgcgacgcccgatgggactcccaatcacagccggttgtgatacagcctggaatcgaaccagggtctgtagtgacgccccaGCACtaagatgcagagccttagaccgctgcgccactcatacagcgtaaaacaaaaaaaaataagagCCATATGCATTTGTCAAATAGCAGTCATGTAGGCTACCATTATCACCATCGCTTCTAAGCGGTTCTCTCGAAATCGATAGTGCACTTTAACTATGGGTTCGAGACCCCCTCGCATTAAGCTTTCTTGTTGAGGAAAAAATAGGATTCAAAGCGCATGTATTGAAGtggattaacctttctgatctccccatcccggatccgggatcgtgaatacagactcaagctcattaccataacgcaacgttaactattcatgaaaatcgcaaatgaaatgaaataaatatgctagctctcaagcttagccttttgttaacaacactgtcatctcagattttcaaaatatgcttctcaaccattgcaaaacaagcatttgtgtaacagtactgatggctaacgtagcatttagcattagcattcagctggcaacatttacacaaaaaaacagaaaagcattcaaataaaatcatttacctttgaagaacttcagatgttttcaatgaggagactctcagatagcaaatgttcagtttttcctgaaagattatttgtttaggacaaatcgctccgttttctgcgtcacgtttagctatgaaaaaacccctgtatccaggattgtgtaaatctatcagcaagctcattagcataacacaacgttaactattcatgaaaatcgcaaatgaaatgaaataaatatgccatctctcaagcttagccttttgtaaacaacactgtcatctcagattttcaaaatatgcttctcaaccataggaaaacaatcatttgtgtaaaagtagctagctagcgttagcatttagcgttagcatttagcgttagcatttagcgttagcatttagcgttagcatttagcgttagcatttagcgttagcatcca
The genomic region above belongs to Oncorhynchus mykiss isolate Arlee chromosome 6, USDA_OmykA_1.1, whole genome shotgun sequence and contains:
- the ascc2 gene encoding activating signal cointegrator 1 complex subunit 2 → MACAMIPLDEQQVTEAAGPLGKERTLPALHPDRKEERCFVTYKPPPEDSSPAQVEEYLEHGKFITEDLDWLLALRHDKFWCQVVFDESLQKCLDSYLRHSPRGLDPSSLPSSPAVADMQRCIHRAVFMTFLRMATHKESKESFITPTVFGEIIYNNFLFDIPKILDLCVLFGKGNAQLLHKMIENIFTQQPCYYGDLDEAVLSVLQVLDTILAKCGLQCEGATAIEPLKLSSSGRPTAMTMSQQDLVDLVLYLCDTCTTIQAFLDIFPAACSTFHCHSFLNRLASFYEVAVPDIEKAVRKRNFDDDSLQEDLWRRVCHARRRMVEMAHLLLLHTCLQPILEGSENIQTFVEELLQHFTTFLPEKRFLLDYDEQFPIADDISLLQQAFPLLDETRTSYLLQGVEDAWDSIGRRRTQDRPQQTHSSAGLTGQGVEVGAGAWGGEMGIREPGEGGETPRGAEAMRDTPHKGDNGAACMISAGELESLLTHIRDLLPDLGEGFLLACLHQYNYSSELVINYILEDRLHPDLDKLDRAMPRPVKEELPPVLSTRSNVFDDDEFDVFNRDQVDMTRVWKGRRKGESVRDLLNDKQHIAEQKERYLTYETVVDEVIVIPSESGAIDNLNDYDDEYDDTYDINQVGANDLDGDSNLLNRRPFTIPQVLRQGGRPQMQEENIEEEEDEKEDAVKRDQFVQDPALLRERAEARRATMQHRKGYRPEPARERDVVGKPKGQGQSTETLLDRRKKEAHKSRGANHNRRAMSDRKRNKGMIPS